One Actinospica robiniae DSM 44927 genomic region harbors:
- the pdhA gene encoding pyruvate dehydrogenase (acetyl-transferring) E1 component subunit alpha codes for MTGRRAVEKSTTPTPASGSTKRAPQGRGTRRTPGLDDEPELIQLLTPAGERIDHPDYPLEVTPQEARSLYRDLVLVRRVDAEGTALQRQGELGLWASLLGQEAAQIGSGRALRPDDFAFPTYREHGVAWCKGVPPVNLLGMFRGVNNGGWDPNENNFNLYTIVIGSQALHAVGYAMGIQRDGADSAVIAYFGDGASSQGDVLESFVFGASYNAPVVFFCQNNQWAISEPVERQFRVPLYKRAAGFGFPGVRVDGNDVLACLAVTRAALAHARSGQGPMLIEAYTYRMGAHTTSDDPTKYRSDEEVESWREKDPIQRLRAYLDKQDLADAEFYAEVDREADELAAQIRAACLALPDPSPTSMFDHVYADAHAQITEERAFLADYLAGFDGQEG; via the coding sequence ATGACTGGGCGCAGGGCAGTGGAAAAATCCACCACCCCCACCCCCGCATCCGGGAGTACGAAGCGCGCCCCACAGGGCCGCGGTACCCGCCGGACCCCCGGGCTCGACGACGAGCCCGAACTCATCCAGCTGCTCACCCCCGCCGGGGAACGGATCGATCATCCGGACTACCCGCTCGAGGTGACGCCGCAGGAGGCGCGCTCGCTCTACCGCGACCTGGTGCTGGTGCGCCGGGTGGACGCGGAGGGCACCGCGCTGCAACGGCAGGGCGAACTCGGCCTGTGGGCCTCGCTGCTCGGCCAGGAGGCCGCGCAGATCGGCTCGGGCCGGGCGCTGCGTCCGGACGATTTCGCCTTCCCCACCTACCGTGAGCACGGCGTCGCCTGGTGCAAGGGCGTGCCGCCGGTCAACCTGCTCGGGATGTTCCGCGGCGTCAACAACGGCGGCTGGGACCCGAACGAGAACAACTTCAACCTCTACACGATCGTCATCGGCTCGCAGGCCCTGCACGCGGTCGGCTACGCCATGGGCATCCAGCGCGACGGCGCGGACAGCGCGGTGATCGCCTACTTCGGCGACGGCGCCTCCTCCCAGGGCGACGTGCTCGAGTCCTTCGTCTTCGGCGCCTCGTACAACGCGCCGGTGGTCTTCTTCTGCCAGAACAACCAGTGGGCCATCTCCGAGCCGGTGGAGCGCCAGTTCCGGGTGCCGCTGTACAAGCGCGCGGCCGGATTCGGCTTCCCCGGCGTGCGGGTGGACGGCAACGACGTGCTCGCCTGCCTCGCCGTGACCAGGGCCGCGCTGGCGCACGCCCGCTCCGGCCAGGGCCCGATGCTGATCGAGGCGTACACCTACCGGATGGGCGCACACACCACCTCGGACGACCCGACCAAGTACCGGTCCGACGAGGAGGTCGAGTCCTGGCGCGAGAAGGACCCGATCCAGCGCCTGCGGGCCTACCTGGACAAGCAGGACCTGGCCGACGCGGAGTTCTACGCCGAGGTGGACCGGGAGGCGGACGAGCTCGCCGCGCAGATCCGCGCGGCCTGTCTGGCGCTGCCCGACCCTTCGCCGACTTCGATGTTCGACCACGTGTACGCCGACGCGCACGCGCAGATCACCGAGGAGCGCGCCTTCCTGGCCGACTACCTCGCCGGCTTCGACGGACAGGAGGGCTGA
- the hisC gene encoding histidinol-phosphate transaminase, protein MADVRIRQEIAGLPAYKAGKPAATFEGTAFKLSSNENPYPPLPGVLETAVAAAGQVNRYPDFGSSELIAEIAAFVGVGPERVAVGTGSVGVLQQLVQATSGPGDEVVFAWRSFEAYPIVVQIVGATSVAVPLKPDETHDLDAMAEAITDRTRLILVCNPNNPTGETIGRDELERFLDRVPADVLVVLDEAYVEFVRDESFPDSIELSLGRSNVCVLRTFSKAYGLAGLRIGYAVADEPVAEALRACAVPFGVNLVAQAAAVASLRAQDALLERVAALVVERDRVFAELRAMDLPGRLGVEVVPSQANFFWLRLGERSGAFADACEAVGVSVRPYGHDGVRVTIGEQEANDRVLQVLRSGF, encoded by the coding sequence GTGGCCGACGTCAGGATTCGCCAGGAGATCGCCGGGCTTCCGGCGTACAAGGCGGGCAAGCCGGCCGCCACGTTCGAGGGCACCGCGTTCAAGCTCTCCTCCAACGAGAACCCCTACCCTCCGCTGCCCGGCGTGCTCGAGACCGCGGTCGCGGCGGCCGGGCAGGTCAACCGGTACCCGGACTTCGGCTCGAGCGAGCTGATCGCCGAGATCGCCGCGTTCGTCGGCGTCGGCCCGGAGCGGGTGGCCGTGGGCACCGGGTCGGTCGGCGTGCTCCAGCAGCTGGTGCAGGCGACCTCCGGCCCCGGCGACGAGGTGGTCTTCGCCTGGCGCTCCTTCGAGGCCTACCCGATCGTGGTGCAGATCGTCGGGGCCACCTCCGTGGCGGTGCCGCTCAAGCCGGACGAGACGCACGACCTCGACGCGATGGCCGAGGCGATCACCGACCGGACCCGGCTGATCCTGGTGTGCAACCCGAACAACCCGACCGGCGAGACGATCGGCCGGGACGAGCTCGAGCGCTTCCTCGACCGGGTGCCCGCGGACGTGCTGGTGGTGCTGGACGAGGCGTACGTCGAGTTCGTCCGGGACGAGAGCTTCCCGGACAGCATCGAGCTCTCGCTCGGACGGAGCAACGTCTGCGTGCTGCGCACCTTCTCCAAGGCCTACGGCCTGGCCGGGCTGCGCATCGGCTACGCGGTGGCGGACGAGCCGGTGGCGGAGGCGCTGCGCGCGTGTGCCGTGCCGTTCGGGGTGAACCTGGTCGCGCAAGCCGCGGCGGTGGCCTCGCTGCGGGCCCAGGACGCGCTGCTGGAGCGGGTCGCCGCGCTGGTGGTCGAACGCGACCGGGTCTTCGCCGAGTTGCGCGCGATGGACCTGCCGGGCCGGCTCGGCGTCGAGGTGGTGCCCAGCCAGGCGAACTTCTTCTGGCTGCGCCTGGGCGAACGCTCCGGCGCCTTCGCCGACGCCTGCGAAGCCGTCGGCGTCTCGGTACGGCCGTACGGGCACGACGGGGTCCGTGTGACAATTGGCGAGCAAGAGGCCAACGACCGGGTCCTGCAGGTCCTGCGATCCGGCTTCTGA
- a CDS encoding nuclease-related domain-containing protein: protein MPGLGAGESGARTAGSFLRSEYEDGRRQWAARRRRAVFLSALWWAPAAVAFGLLAGIGTHFAFFGVLVAVLALAAVMDVAFQRPESLDRIKARAAAESSTARTLEMLKVRGGGHTINDRYFGASADPFEVEHLVVTPRGVFLVDSKEWRGFDVRLLGTELYVNHVHQGAALTEMVAHAQTLGEALSVAAAADEEVGVVTISCVLAVHADGLTGTPRVMGGAIVVRPEQLLAVLRSPDLRWSARATRHLADAAESLLRPR, encoded by the coding sequence GTGCCGGGGCTAGGAGCGGGCGAGAGCGGCGCGAGGACGGCGGGGTCGTTCCTGCGCTCCGAGTACGAGGACGGACGCCGCCAGTGGGCGGCGCGGCGGCGACGCGCGGTGTTCCTCTCCGCGCTCTGGTGGGCTCCGGCGGCGGTGGCGTTCGGCCTGCTGGCCGGGATCGGCACCCATTTCGCGTTCTTCGGGGTGCTGGTGGCGGTGCTGGCGCTGGCCGCGGTGATGGACGTGGCGTTCCAGCGGCCGGAGTCGCTGGACCGGATCAAGGCCCGGGCGGCCGCTGAGTCGAGCACCGCGCGCACCCTGGAGATGCTCAAGGTGCGCGGCGGCGGACACACCATCAACGACCGCTACTTCGGCGCTAGCGCCGACCCCTTCGAGGTCGAGCATCTGGTCGTCACTCCCCGGGGTGTCTTCCTGGTGGACTCCAAGGAGTGGCGCGGCTTCGACGTGCGGCTGCTCGGCACCGAGCTCTACGTCAACCACGTCCACCAAGGGGCCGCGCTCACCGAGATGGTCGCGCACGCCCAGACCCTCGGCGAGGCGCTGAGCGTGGCCGCCGCCGCGGACGAGGAGGTCGGCGTGGTGACGATCTCGTGCGTGCTGGCCGTGCACGCCGACGGGCTTACCGGCACGCCGCGGGTGATGGGCGGGGCGATCGTGGTGCGTCCGGAGCAGCTGCTCGCGGTGCTGCGCTCGCCGGACCTGCGCTGGTCCGCCCGAGCGACCCGGCACCTGGCCGACGCGGCCGAATCGCTGCTCCGGCCGAGGTGA
- a CDS encoding metallophosphoesterase, translating to MIDQSAYAVGDVHGCLAPLREALARGGFVDGDDRWIAGNTRLWFLGDLTDRGPDGVGVIELVMSLQEQAGESGGEVGCLLGNHELMLLAAHLPAAVPARPGETDAARRLFWERWTGNGGKESDSARLTQRHLAWVSGLPAMARIGEHLLMHADTLGYRGYGSSVEEVNARVAEILTEPVRLAQIDELTHMMTKRFAFASDDGEAAREFLGEYGGRQIVHGHSPVPLLLGKDPQEVTGPLVYAGGYAANFDTGTFLGGPCFVAPLPTVPRD from the coding sequence ATGATTGACCAGTCGGCTTACGCGGTCGGGGACGTCCACGGCTGTCTCGCGCCCTTGCGCGAGGCGCTGGCCCGGGGCGGCTTCGTGGACGGAGACGACCGCTGGATCGCCGGGAACACCCGGCTCTGGTTCCTCGGCGACCTGACCGACCGCGGCCCGGACGGGGTCGGCGTGATCGAACTGGTGATGAGCCTGCAGGAACAGGCCGGCGAGAGCGGCGGCGAGGTCGGCTGCCTGCTCGGCAACCACGAGCTGATGCTGCTCGCCGCGCACCTGCCGGCCGCCGTGCCGGCGCGCCCGGGCGAGACCGACGCGGCCCGGCGGCTGTTCTGGGAGCGCTGGACCGGCAACGGCGGCAAGGAGAGCGACTCGGCCCGGCTGACGCAGCGCCACCTCGCCTGGGTCTCCGGGCTGCCGGCCATGGCCCGGATCGGCGAGCACCTGCTCATGCACGCCGACACCCTTGGCTACCGCGGCTACGGCTCGAGCGTGGAGGAGGTCAACGCCCGGGTCGCCGAGATACTGACCGAACCGGTGCGGCTGGCCCAGATCGACGAGCTGACGCACATGATGACCAAGCGCTTCGCCTTCGCCTCGGACGACGGCGAGGCCGCGCGCGAGTTCCTCGGCGAGTACGGCGGCCGGCAGATCGTGCACGGGCACTCCCCGGTGCCGCTGCTGCTGGGCAAGGACCCGCAGGAGGTGACCGGCCCGCTCGTGTACGCCGGCGGCTACGCGGCGAACTTCGACACCGGCACCTTCCTCGGCGGACCGTGCTTCGTCGCCCCGCTGCCGACGGTGCCGCGCGATTAG
- a CDS encoding DUF262 domain-containing protein — protein sequence MAKQAQERIDGRGHSVRELFTGRRYGLEHYQREYDWNRTHVTDLLDDLAGRFLEQWHPDHERADVADYRPYFLGPFVTYPVPGMSFLVDGQQRFTTLLLLLIRLRHLLTEADEHAGAAVLDQMICTVQYGVPTFTVHVDEREPALRQLRAGRDYPVTEQTPLAVRNMCQRYRDLVEDLPAGLRGRALPYFVDWLLERVFLVEISARDRDHGWEIFESMNDRGARLTPLDLLKSFLLSRADKDHSALNAVWRRTMSALAVTDDQAPGDFVKTVLRARYAPTDQATAERIGKAFHEWVRQNPDALGLHRARDYRVFIRDTIRPLADRYRSLVEASAAPVRGFEPVFYNAANGFGAQLVLIMAAIGPNDTDAAFREKSRLVAAFCDLLIARRMANYASLHSADLASSISGLIMPLREAGTVDEVRALLTVEIGKIEHGFTGLETFGLRSDNRRQVRYLLARMTGFLESCCGQPDLIAEYLGFGPTGRPYEIEHIWADHFGPYAEEVGTPERFRSVRNRFGALLLLPKEINAAFRDDPFSLKAEHYRAQNLLAKSLHPLCYERNPGFRRFMVRHGLTELFRPYPHTFGITSITERQRLYRALCELIWDPVRLGFTLPQTEAETGHQQAA from the coding sequence GTGGCAAAGCAGGCTCAGGAGCGAATCGACGGACGCGGGCATTCGGTCCGGGAACTGTTCACCGGCCGCCGCTACGGGTTGGAACACTATCAGCGCGAGTACGACTGGAACCGCACGCACGTCACGGACCTGCTCGACGACCTGGCCGGACGCTTCCTCGAGCAGTGGCATCCGGACCACGAGCGGGCGGACGTGGCCGACTACCGGCCCTACTTCCTCGGCCCGTTCGTCACCTATCCGGTGCCGGGCATGTCCTTCCTGGTCGACGGGCAGCAGCGGTTCACCACCCTGCTGCTCCTGCTGATCCGGCTGCGGCATCTGCTCACCGAGGCGGACGAGCACGCCGGCGCGGCCGTGCTGGACCAGATGATCTGCACCGTGCAGTACGGCGTGCCCACGTTCACCGTGCACGTGGACGAACGCGAGCCGGCCCTGCGTCAGCTGCGGGCCGGGCGCGACTATCCGGTGACCGAGCAGACGCCGCTGGCCGTGCGCAACATGTGCCAGCGCTACCGGGACCTGGTCGAGGACCTGCCCGCGGGCCTGCGCGGCAGGGCCCTGCCGTACTTCGTGGACTGGCTGCTGGAGCGGGTGTTCCTGGTGGAGATCTCGGCCAGGGACCGGGACCACGGCTGGGAGATCTTCGAGTCGATGAACGACCGCGGGGCCCGGCTGACGCCGTTGGACCTGCTCAAGTCGTTCCTGCTCTCCCGGGCCGACAAGGATCACAGCGCCCTGAACGCGGTGTGGCGGCGCACCATGTCGGCGCTCGCGGTCACCGACGACCAGGCGCCCGGCGACTTCGTCAAGACCGTGCTGCGCGCCCGCTACGCGCCGACCGACCAGGCGACCGCGGAACGCATCGGAAAAGCTTTTCACGAGTGGGTGCGGCAGAACCCGGACGCGCTCGGGCTGCACCGGGCCCGCGACTACCGGGTGTTCATCCGGGACACCATCAGGCCGCTGGCCGACCGCTACCGCAGCCTGGTCGAGGCGAGCGCGGCACCGGTGCGCGGCTTCGAGCCGGTGTTCTACAACGCCGCCAACGGCTTCGGCGCGCAGCTGGTGCTGATCATGGCCGCGATCGGGCCGAACGACACCGACGCGGCGTTCCGGGAGAAGAGCCGGCTGGTCGCGGCGTTCTGCGATCTGCTGATAGCCCGGCGGATGGCGAACTACGCGTCACTGCACTCCGCGGATCTGGCGTCGTCGATAAGCGGTCTGATCATGCCGTTGCGCGAGGCGGGCACGGTGGACGAGGTGCGGGCGCTGCTGACCGTGGAGATCGGCAAGATCGAGCACGGATTCACCGGCCTGGAGACCTTCGGGCTGCGCTCGGACAACCGCCGGCAGGTGCGCTACCTGCTGGCCCGGATGACCGGGTTCCTCGAGTCCTGCTGCGGCCAGCCCGACCTGATCGCCGAGTACCTGGGCTTCGGTCCGACCGGCCGGCCGTACGAGATCGAGCACATCTGGGCGGACCACTTCGGCCCGTACGCCGAGGAGGTCGGCACGCCGGAGCGCTTCCGCTCGGTGCGCAACCGCTTCGGCGCGCTGCTGCTGCTGCCGAAGGAGATCAACGCGGCGTTCCGGGACGACCCGTTCTCGCTCAAGGCCGAGCACTACCGGGCGCAGAACCTGCTGGCCAAGTCGCTGCATCCGCTGTGCTACGAACGCAATCCGGGCTTTCGCCGGTTCATGGTGCGGCACGGGCTGACCGAGCTGTTCCGGCCGTATCCGCACACCTTCGGCATCACGTCCATCACCGAGCGCCAGCGGCTCTACCGGGCCCTGTGCGAGCTGATCTGGGATCCGGTCAGGCTCGGCTTCACCCTCCCGCAGACCGAGGCCGAGACCGGGCACCAGCAGGCGGCGTAA
- a CDS encoding MGH1-like glycoside hydrolase domain-containing protein, which yields MAETSEHSEHERLTGADEGTAPWRDWGPYLSERAWGTVREDYSADGDAWSYFPFDHARSRVYRWSEDGMAGLCNRNQDWCFALAFWNGRDPILKERAFGLVNAEGNHGEDAKDYWWYEDATPTASWLSWRYHYPQAEFPYARLRAENAGRSKDEAEFELVDTGVFDEDRYFAITADYAKASPHAYAIRVTVTNCGPDPATLHVLPHLWLRNMWAWGRAADIEDAVDSGLVGVVGSEGMLTARHPHFASITLTDVSRLSPEPLVCDNETNAELLYGAGASNASAYPKDGIGDHVLSGAATVNPEGTGTKGALHYVLSLGPGETQTLHLALTEAVDELPDLAATTECLASREAEADQFYASVAPSGASATDARILRQAYAGLVWAQQFYHYDVHRWLEGDPAQPLPPEHRAHDRNADWSHLWARDVFIMPDPWEYPWFAAWDLAFHCVAVSGIDPGLAKEQLYTFLSQRYQHANGLLPAYEWDFNDMNPPVLAWAALAVYRAAGEDVDFLRACFHKLLLNFTYWVNRKDDGENNIFEGGFLGLDNIGAFDRSKLPVGGVLEQSDGTGWMGFFCLSMLEMSVELALRDPIYEEMACKFAEHYAYIAAAINDGGLWDEDDGFFYDRLRCPDGTAVTMRVRSMVGLVPLLAMLPISPETMRRLPRFARHLVEFTTRRPEYMRAVTRFRDDGGLIFSLVDVDQADRVLARVADPEEFRSPYGLRSLSRYHRDHPFEVEVAGVHAGVDYEPGESTSGLFGGNSNWRGPIWMPMNYLLIETVERVLRALDGQVVLRTDRRKLPGELREGLLDIFRPDEHGRRPVLGEAELFQGDPRWAERPWFHEYFHGETGRGLGASHQTGWTALVARLIRG from the coding sequence GTGGCTGAAACTTCCGAGCACAGCGAGCACGAACGGCTCACGGGGGCCGACGAGGGTACGGCTCCGTGGCGCGACTGGGGGCCGTACCTGTCCGAGCGGGCGTGGGGAACCGTCCGTGAGGACTACAGCGCAGATGGGGACGCGTGGTCGTACTTCCCGTTCGACCACGCACGCTCGCGGGTCTACCGCTGGAGCGAAGACGGCATGGCCGGTCTGTGCAACCGGAACCAGGACTGGTGCTTCGCCCTTGCCTTTTGGAACGGACGCGACCCGATCCTCAAGGAGCGCGCCTTCGGACTCGTCAACGCCGAGGGCAATCACGGCGAGGACGCCAAGGACTACTGGTGGTATGAGGACGCGACTCCCACCGCTTCCTGGCTCTCCTGGCGCTACCACTACCCGCAGGCCGAATTCCCTTACGCTCGGCTGCGCGCGGAGAACGCGGGGCGGTCGAAGGACGAGGCTGAGTTCGAGCTCGTAGACACCGGCGTCTTCGACGAGGACCGGTACTTCGCGATCACGGCGGACTACGCCAAGGCCTCGCCGCATGCTTACGCCATCCGCGTGACGGTGACCAACTGCGGACCGGATCCGGCCACGCTGCACGTGCTCCCGCACCTCTGGCTGCGCAACATGTGGGCTTGGGGGCGTGCCGCGGACATCGAGGACGCGGTGGACTCGGGGTTGGTCGGCGTGGTCGGCTCGGAAGGCATGCTCACCGCTCGGCACCCGCACTTCGCGTCGATCACCCTCACCGACGTCTCCAGGCTCTCCCCCGAGCCGCTGGTGTGCGACAACGAGACCAACGCGGAGCTCCTCTACGGCGCGGGCGCCTCGAACGCCTCCGCGTATCCGAAGGACGGCATCGGCGACCACGTCCTCTCCGGAGCGGCCACGGTCAATCCGGAGGGCACCGGGACGAAGGGCGCGCTGCACTACGTCCTCTCGCTCGGTCCGGGGGAGACACAGACCCTTCACCTGGCCCTGACGGAGGCCGTGGACGAGCTGCCGGACCTCGCCGCGACTACCGAGTGCCTGGCTTCGCGCGAAGCCGAGGCGGACCAGTTCTACGCCTCCGTCGCGCCTTCGGGCGCGTCAGCGACGGACGCGCGGATCCTGCGGCAGGCGTACGCGGGGCTCGTCTGGGCGCAGCAGTTCTACCACTACGACGTCCACCGCTGGCTCGAGGGCGATCCAGCGCAGCCGCTGCCGCCCGAGCACCGGGCGCACGATCGCAACGCCGACTGGAGCCACCTGTGGGCCCGCGACGTGTTCATCATGCCGGACCCCTGGGAGTACCCCTGGTTCGCGGCGTGGGACCTCGCCTTCCACTGCGTGGCCGTCAGCGGGATCGACCCCGGCTTGGCGAAGGAGCAGCTCTACACCTTCCTGTCCCAGCGCTACCAGCACGCCAACGGCCTGCTGCCCGCCTACGAGTGGGACTTCAACGACATGAACCCGCCGGTGCTGGCCTGGGCCGCGCTGGCGGTCTACCGGGCGGCCGGCGAGGACGTCGACTTCCTGCGCGCCTGCTTCCACAAGCTGCTGCTCAACTTCACCTACTGGGTCAACCGGAAGGACGACGGGGAGAACAACATCTTCGAGGGCGGATTCCTCGGCCTCGACAACATCGGCGCCTTCGACCGCTCCAAGCTGCCGGTGGGCGGGGTGCTGGAGCAGTCCGACGGGACGGGGTGGATGGGTTTCTTCTGCCTGTCCATGCTGGAGATGTCGGTCGAGCTGGCTCTGCGCGACCCCATCTACGAGGAGATGGCCTGCAAGTTCGCCGAGCACTACGCGTACATCGCGGCGGCCATCAACGACGGCGGCCTGTGGGACGAGGACGACGGGTTCTTCTACGACCGGCTGCGCTGCCCGGACGGGACCGCCGTCACCATGCGGGTGCGCTCGATGGTCGGACTGGTGCCGCTGCTGGCGATGCTGCCGATCTCGCCGGAGACCATGCGCCGGCTGCCGCGCTTCGCCCGGCACCTGGTCGAGTTCACCACGCGCCGGCCGGAGTACATGCGCGCGGTCACCCGGTTCCGGGACGACGGCGGGCTCATCTTCTCGCTGGTCGACGTGGACCAGGCGGACCGGGTGCTCGCCCGCGTGGCCGACCCGGAGGAGTTCCGTTCGCCCTACGGGCTGCGCTCGCTCTCCCGCTACCACCGCGACCACCCGTTCGAGGTGGAGGTGGCCGGGGTGCACGCCGGGGTGGACTACGAGCCCGGGGAGTCCACCTCGGGGCTGTTCGGCGGCAACTCCAACTGGCGCGGGCCGATCTGGATGCCGATGAACTACCTGCTGATCGAGACGGTCGAGCGGGTGCTGCGGGCGCTGGACGGCCAGGTGGTGCTGCGCACGGATCGGCGCAAGCTGCCGGGGGAGCTGCGCGAGGGCCTGCTCGACATCTTCCGGCCGGACGAGCACGGGCGGCGACCGGTGCTGGGCGAGGCAGAGCTCTTCCAAGGCGACCCGCGCTGGGCCGAGCGGCCGTGGTTCCACGAGTACTTCCACGGGGAGACCGGACGCGGGCTGGGGGCCTCCCACCAGACCGGATGGACCGCGCTGGTTGCCCGACTCATCCGTGGATGA
- a CDS encoding LuxR C-terminal-related transcriptional regulator, with protein sequence MADVSGNMGEQVLQALGLDPVSIQVYLAMHSTPGADAEQLAEKLRLQVAEVIDALDDLADLTLLRPGLAPNGRLRPVSIERAMHTLLRQQSDQLTAQADALRSLQSAMDEMVTQSVGSNVLREVDVEAVSGAEMIQTRIEATFVHAQESVYSMLDGGPLRKETLDAARQVDQETLERGLRVRALYQSSIRGDRRTMDYIHWLTELGAEVRVAPVIPMRIILIDRTAAVVGHVQKSLPYEMFVIREPGILSPLHEYFKLSWAAAEPLMQPDVKEASPEAPPTSQELALLQLLASGSIDEAAAKKLGMSVRSVRRIMADLMERLGATSRFEAGHKATKRGWL encoded by the coding sequence ATGGCCGACGTGTCTGGCAACATGGGGGAGCAGGTCCTCCAAGCTCTCGGGCTCGACCCTGTGAGCATTCAAGTCTATCTGGCCATGCATTCCACCCCCGGCGCCGATGCCGAGCAACTCGCGGAGAAGCTCAGGCTGCAGGTCGCCGAAGTGATCGATGCCCTCGACGACCTCGCCGATCTCACCTTGCTCCGCCCCGGACTCGCGCCCAACGGCCGCCTCCGCCCCGTGTCCATCGAACGAGCCATGCACACGCTGCTGCGCCAGCAGTCGGATCAGCTGACGGCGCAGGCGGATGCGTTGCGCTCGCTCCAGTCCGCGATGGACGAGATGGTGACCCAATCGGTGGGCTCCAACGTCCTGCGAGAGGTCGACGTCGAGGCTGTGAGCGGCGCCGAGATGATCCAGACCAGGATCGAGGCCACGTTCGTGCACGCGCAGGAGAGCGTCTACTCCATGCTGGACGGCGGCCCGCTGCGCAAAGAAACCCTCGACGCCGCGCGGCAGGTCGATCAAGAGACGTTGGAGCGTGGACTGCGGGTACGCGCGCTCTATCAGAGTTCCATACGCGGGGACCGTCGCACGATGGACTACATACACTGGCTCACTGAGCTCGGCGCGGAAGTCAGGGTAGCCCCCGTCATTCCGATGCGCATCATCTTGATCGACCGCACGGCCGCCGTGGTGGGCCATGTCCAGAAAAGCCTGCCGTACGAGATGTTCGTGATCCGCGAGCCCGGAATTCTCAGCCCGCTCCATGAGTACTTCAAACTGAGCTGGGCGGCTGCGGAACCGCTGATGCAGCCCGACGTGAAGGAGGCGAGTCCCGAAGCCCCGCCGACCAGCCAGGAACTCGCGCTCCTGCAACTGCTCGCCTCCGGAAGCATCGACGAGGCCGCCGCGAAGAAACTGGGGATGTCGGTCCGGTCCGTCCGCAGAATCATGGCGGATCTGATGGAGCGACTCGGAGCGACGAGCCGCTTCGAGGCCGGGCACAAAGCGACCAAGCGGGGTTGGCTCTGA